One window from the genome of Argonema galeatum A003/A1 encodes:
- a CDS encoding DUF4114 domain-containing protein has product MTKSELAPDKLTFNSGVFTVGETGKVSIDYLFDGGGYQGELAIFSLKGMEQFEPGSHLFIQEAAHRALSNSELGYVVISDPTEGAKFNSSTNLGNYSGAKTFNMGSGDEFGVMLVPNGTVQQVFNNPHAGGALRPLFSLATANPNQGFHVGQIADVTGDGHTFALEDLRVDGNTDRDYNDMIFHVGGATGKAVNLDEVIAAGKDWRSSELGKELIAYAGSDGNGGTPDVIHSDVSDRTTAETTDSDNISGVSPSTVSDNIAISDKSAVTNVEVTHSDAATTVTDPMVTADKVVIPNVEVIHSDNTITENIVTADKS; this is encoded by the coding sequence GTGACCAAGAGCGAGCTAGCGCCAGACAAACTCACTTTTAACTCTGGCGTTTTTACAGTCGGTGAAACTGGTAAAGTTAGCATTGATTATTTATTTGATGGCGGCGGTTATCAAGGAGAACTCGCCATCTTTAGCTTGAAAGGAATGGAGCAATTTGAACCTGGCTCTCATTTGTTTATTCAAGAAGCCGCACATCGAGCTTTAAGTAATTCGGAATTGGGTTATGTGGTGATTTCCGACCCCACGGAAGGAGCGAAATTTAATAGCAGCACTAATTTGGGAAATTACTCTGGTGCGAAAACATTTAATATGGGTTCTGGTGATGAGTTTGGTGTGATGCTTGTTCCCAACGGAACGGTACAGCAGGTATTTAATAACCCCCATGCTGGTGGTGCTTTGCGTCCGTTATTTTCCTTAGCAACGGCAAATCCAAATCAAGGTTTTCATGTCGGACAAATTGCGGATGTAACTGGTGATGGTCACACTTTTGCGTTGGAAGATTTGCGGGTAGATGGAAATACCGATCGCGATTATAATGACATGATTTTCCATGTGGGGGGTGCTACTGGAAAAGCAGTAAATTTGGATGAGGTAATTGCTGCTGGAAAAGATTGGCGTAGTTCTGAATTAGGTAAGGAGTTGATTGCTTATGCGGGTAGCGATGGGAATGGGGGAACGCCTGATGTTATCCATTCAGATGTAAGCGATCGCACGACTGCGGAAACCACAGATTCAGATAATATTAGTGGCGTTTCTCCTAGCACTGTCAGCGATAATATTGCTATTTCCGATAAAAGTGCAGTTACTAATGTAGAAGTAACTCATTCTGATGCGGCTACCACTGTTACCGATCCGATGGTTACGGCTGACAAAGTTGTAATTCCAAATGTTGAAGTAATTCATTCCGATAACACGATTACTGAAAATATCGTTACCGCTGATAAGAGTG
- a CDS encoding HlyD family efflux transporter periplasmic adaptor subunit, with protein MSAINSNNSPKRIQLKVVPPKDLPETTPVPKTTPTSPVSADTPNHQPSTANQKTQPVKSGESFNLGRLILIGGLLAGGLWVSQMPIPTSVRTEAKLEPLSDSHRFVYMQVPGSITKFWVNSGDFVNAGQRVASVATLDLDAEIIQKQAKLQEQESSSSAALARIPVVQSKLEETLQIEMAARRQVEETRQEIEGMKSGNPPPEIQKFQAEIEALSSNITGIEAEIVGLKENLRGTEKLIAEYEQPKFKELMARIPLQEKLEQLRSQKATLIGNIGRKEQEILEIKHQMSAKAEEIAAVKLERQQKLANCQDELASRVAIKQTAMQELAAAKDEVAIRTPVIQTLKKELQKLQSEQLKNQILEAPISGIVVSQNLHEKVGKKMPENQDVLEIANLDKLVALIEVAQTDSDLVKGIFEKPSATVILQPLEPGLSAITTRIEKIEPVLQSDPSGQKQLLRVRAIVDNRQKLFQPNAKVYAQIEVEPIPLYQRVQRELMKLLKIRKYV; from the coding sequence ATGTCTGCAATCAATTCAAACAATTCCCCCAAGCGAATACAACTCAAAGTAGTGCCGCCTAAAGACCTACCCGAAACCACACCAGTACCTAAAACCACCCCCACTTCACCCGTCAGTGCTGATACTCCCAATCATCAACCTTCTACAGCTAATCAAAAAACGCAACCAGTAAAATCAGGAGAATCATTTAATTTAGGACGCCTGATATTAATTGGCGGATTACTAGCAGGCGGACTTTGGGTTTCTCAGATGCCAATACCCACCTCTGTACGCACCGAAGCGAAGTTAGAACCGCTGAGCGACAGCCATCGGTTTGTTTATATGCAGGTTCCTGGCAGCATAACTAAATTTTGGGTTAATTCTGGAGATTTTGTCAATGCCGGTCAACGAGTCGCTTCTGTTGCCACACTTGACTTAGATGCAGAAATTATTCAGAAACAAGCCAAATTGCAAGAGCAAGAATCATCGTCATCAGCTGCTTTAGCACGCATACCAGTTGTCCAAAGTAAACTTGAGGAAACACTTCAAATTGAAATGGCTGCTCGTCGCCAAGTGGAAGAAACCCGTCAAGAAATTGAAGGGATGAAAAGTGGAAATCCTCCCCCGGAAATCCAGAAATTCCAGGCAGAGATAGAGGCACTCTCAAGTAATATTACTGGAATAGAGGCAGAAATAGTAGGCTTGAAAGAAAATTTGCGGGGGACAGAAAAGTTAATTGCCGAGTACGAACAACCAAAATTTAAAGAGTTAATGGCACGAATACCTTTACAAGAAAAACTGGAACAATTAAGAAGTCAAAAAGCCACCTTGATAGGCAATATTGGCAGAAAAGAACAAGAGATTTTGGAAATAAAACATCAAATGTCTGCCAAAGCTGAAGAAATTGCGGCGGTCAAACTGGAAAGGCAACAAAAACTAGCCAATTGTCAAGATGAGTTGGCCAGTAGAGTTGCCATTAAACAAACTGCGATGCAGGAATTAGCTGCAGCTAAGGATGAAGTGGCTATTCGCACTCCCGTAATTCAAACTTTGAAGAAAGAGCTCCAAAAACTACAGTCAGAACAACTGAAAAATCAGATTTTAGAAGCTCCTATTTCTGGAATAGTCGTCAGCCAAAATCTACATGAAAAGGTGGGTAAGAAAATGCCGGAAAATCAGGATGTGTTGGAAATTGCCAATTTAGACAAACTGGTAGCTTTAATTGAGGTTGCTCAAACTGATTCGGATTTGGTTAAAGGTATTTTTGAAAAACCATCTGCGACTGTAATTTTACAACCGCTAGAACCGGGATTGTCAGCAATTACCACTCGGATTGAAAAGATTGAGCCGGTGCTGCAATCCGATCCTTCGGGTCAAAAGCAGTTGTTAAGGGTAAGGGCGATTGTTGACAATCGGCAGAAATTGTTCCAACCGAATGCTAAGGTTTATGCCCAAATTGAAGTGGAACCGATTCCTTTATATCAGCGGGTACAACGCGAGTTGATGAAGTTGTTAAAGATTCGCAAATATGTTTAA
- a CDS encoding WD40 repeat domain-containing protein: protein MFDPDRNFLSQFYNDCAWLLFVGVPLLLWLAWLFSCLNPENLFCGHQESVNSVQFNGVGQNLISGSSDQTAIECRVNGFFNPLIDPEIGPIGNPAGKSLRTVKYRPVDNNIIAAGLENAEIQFRDLARSKGEVMESFSYQKDDRVLGIEFPRDSRYLFSGHGSGFVLQWNADFNLEAKPTSIVAKQRLRTKQFYFAV, encoded by the coding sequence GTGTTCGATCCCGATCGAAATTTCCTTTCGCAGTTCTATAATGACTGTGCTTGGTTGCTATTTGTAGGAGTGCCTTTGCTTTTATGGCTAGCCTGGTTGTTTTCTTGCCTCAATCCAGAAAATCTTTTCTGCGGACATCAAGAATCTGTTAACTCCGTACAATTTAATGGAGTCGGGCAGAATCTAATCAGCGGTTCCAGCGACCAAACTGCGATCGAATGCAGAGTAAATGGCTTCTTCAACCCATTAATCGACCCAGAAATCGGCCCGATCGGAAACCCAGCAGGTAAATCCCTTCGCACAGTTAAATACAGACCTGTGGATAACAATATAATCGCCGCAGGTCTAGAAAATGCAGAGATTCAATTTAGGGATTTGGCTAGAAGTAAAGGAGAAGTGATGGAATCATTTTCCTACCAAAAAGATGACAGGGTTTTGGGTATAGAATTTCCCAGAGATTCCAGATATCTTTTTAGTGGTCACGGCAGCGGTTTTGTTCTCCAGTGGAACGCAGACTTTAATTTAGAAGCAAAACCCACAAGTATTGTTGCCAAACAACGGCTTCGTACAAAGCAATTTTATTTTGCAGTGTAA
- a CDS encoding type II toxin-antitoxin system HicB family antitoxin: MKLMTEYTIVLRPDDNGTFVAYIPAIPGCHAWGQTPDEARAELVNVFDMIQEEYSEQGRKLPDDVKLVIAHARRQQVIWKELLKNWVL; the protein is encoded by the coding sequence ATGAAATTAATGACGGAGTATACCATTGTTCTTCGGCCTGATGACAATGGCACTTTTGTCGCCTACATCCCAGCAATTCCCGGTTGTCATGCTTGGGGACAAACGCCTGATGAAGCGCGTGCGGAATTGGTGAATGTTTTCGACATGATCCAAGAAGAATATTCCGAACAAGGTCGCAAATTACCTGATGATGTTAAATTGGTGATTGCCCATGCCAGAAGACAGCAGGTGATTTGGAAAGAGTTGCTAAAAAATTGGGTTTTGTAA
- a CDS encoding type II toxin-antitoxin system HicA family toxin, producing the protein MERVAKKLGFVKVRQKGSHARWQHPDGRATTIPIHGNSEIGSWLFYEILKQLGICWVCIMTTKTTEIVKTQLLEIISNLSLSEQEQVLKFANSLHKKQLFQDWDRISDEEAEAIKNEFTLSDLAWSEAVLKDYLPRLQKEDIL; encoded by the coding sequence TTGGAAAGAGTTGCTAAAAAATTGGGTTTTGTAAAGGTACGGCAGAAAGGAAGTCACGCTCGTTGGCAACATCCAGATGGACGAGCAACCACTATTCCTATTCATGGTAATTCCGAAATCGGTAGTTGGCTATTTTATGAAATTCTCAAACAATTAGGTATTTGTTGGGTTTGCATAATGACAACCAAAACAACAGAAATAGTGAAAACACAATTGCTGGAAATAATCTCTAACCTGTCCTTGTCAGAACAAGAGCAAGTTCTAAAATTTGCTAATTCCTTGCATAAAAAACAATTATTTCAAGATTGGGATAGGATTTCTGATGAAGAAGCTGAGGCTATTAAAAATGAGTTTACTTTGTCTGATTTAGCTTGGTCTGAAGCAGTTTTAAAAGATTATTTACCCCGGCTCCAAAAAGAGGATATACTTTAA
- a CDS encoding type II toxin-antitoxin system PemK/MazF family toxin: MRGDIYLADFNPSRGSEQAGIRPVILVQRNTLDRFTTTVVVVPITSNLRRAKIPGTIVIPAGEGGLTQESVVLCYQIVVIDKQRLIRQLGTLSASYLGLAEKVSRQLQLWAVALGVCG; this comes from the coding sequence ATGCGGGGAGATATTTATTTAGCTGATTTTAATCCCAGTAGAGGTTCAGAACAAGCTGGCATACGACCAGTTATTCTGGTACAAAGAAATACGTTAGATCGCTTTACTACAACTGTAGTTGTTGTTCCTATTACCAGTAATTTGCGACGCGCTAAAATACCAGGTACTATTGTTATACCTGCTGGGGAAGGCGGATTGACGCAAGAGTCAGTAGTGCTTTGTTACCAAATTGTGGTGATTGATAAGCAACGATTAATACGGCAGTTGGGAACTCTTTCTGCTAGCTATTTAGGGCTTGCGGAGAAAGTCTCAAGACAGCTTCAACTTTGGGCTGTAGCTCTGGGTGTTTGCGGATGA
- a CDS encoding DUF2281 domain-containing protein: MTAIEQIYAIVKSLPQNQAREILTFAEFIRAKYLNANQSTDTVDSLTSWQELVYSLAGAWADDFPTLEEIRTESGEDILRESF, translated from the coding sequence ATGACTGCTATTGAACAAATCTACGCGATCGTCAAAAGCCTTCCCCAAAACCAAGCTAGGGAAATTCTCACTTTCGCTGAGTTTATTCGTGCCAAGTACCTGAATGCTAACCAATCCACCGATACAGTAGATTCTTTAACTTCCTGGCAGGAATTGGTTTATTCGCTTGCTGGAGCGTGGGCAGATGACTTTCCTACTCTGGAGGAGATTCGTACCGAGTCGGGGGAAGACATTTTGCGGGAGAGTTTTTAG
- a CDS encoding PIN domain-containing protein, which produces MHILDTNTLIYYFKGQGQVAQNLANVPPQEIGISTIVLFELQVGIAKSTAPAKRTQQLQQLLSRVNLIPFDRDAAVAAATIRAQLEQQGTPVGLLDVLIAGTACAEALKVDDFITCDDKIIKRYRGVLAVKNPTEFANNATIEQKEEENG; this is translated from the coding sequence ATGCACATTTTGGATACAAATACATTAATCTATTACTTCAAAGGACAAGGACAAGTTGCCCAGAACCTTGCCAATGTACCTCCTCAAGAAATTGGCATCTCCACGATCGTTTTGTTTGAATTGCAAGTTGGTATTGCTAAATCTACTGCGCCTGCAAAACGCACACAACAACTTCAGCAACTCTTGAGCCGAGTTAATCTTATTCCTTTCGATCGTGATGCTGCTGTTGCGGCTGCCACAATCCGCGCTCAATTAGAGCAACAAGGCACTCCCGTCGGACTGCTCGATGTTTTGATTGCAGGGACAGCCTGTGCTGAGGCATTAAAAGTTGATGATTTTATCACTTGCGATGATAAAATAATTAAAAGATATCGGGGAGTGCTGGCGGTGAAAAATCCGACAGAATTTGCTAATAACGCTACGATCGAGCAAAAGGAGGAGGAAAATGGTTAA
- a CDS encoding type II toxin-antitoxin system YafQ family toxin: protein MRKIAWTPKCLRAYKRLIRQNPQLRTAIEETLRQLATDPFHPTLKTHKLSGEFDGIWSASIDYSYRILFEFTVTTDSEEAILLINLGNHDDVY from the coding sequence TTGAGAAAAATTGCTTGGACTCCCAAATGTCTGCGAGCATACAAACGCCTAATCCGTCAAAATCCGCAGTTGCGAACAGCGATCGAAGAAACCCTTCGACAACTTGCAACAGATCCCTTTCATCCTACCCTCAAAACCCACAAACTATCTGGTGAGTTTGATGGTATTTGGTCAGCTTCCATTGACTACAGTTATCGCATTTTGTTCGAGTTTACCGTCACAACAGACTCCGAAGAAGCAATTTTACTGATCAACCTTGGCAACCATGATGATGTCTATTAA
- a CDS encoding papain fold toxin domain-containing protein — protein MNQFTIEEIYAEVGNIVKRFSLLQCDKCASSVVAWLKQNKIPYKIIRLKTRYDDEDFIISERLERQGITESITVNGNHYGVEI, from the coding sequence TTGAACCAGTTTACAATAGAAGAAATTTACGCAGAGGTTGGCAATATAGTCAAGAGGTTTTCTCTTCTCCAATGCGATAAATGTGCTTCTTCTGTAGTAGCCTGGTTAAAACAGAATAAAATACCTTATAAGATTATTAGATTGAAAACTAGATATGACGATGAGGATTTTATAATCAGCGAACGTTTAGAACGTCAGGGTATAACGGAATCGATTACAGTCAATGGAAACCATTATGGGGTGGAAATTTAA
- a CDS encoding DUF3368 domain-containing protein yields MIDEQLGRQIAIEHNLKITGILGILIEAKRQGFIPLVKPILDDLINIAQFWVNPSLYNRILSIVRES; encoded by the coding sequence ATTATAGATGAACAATTAGGCAGACAAATAGCAATTGAACATAACTTAAAAATAACAGGAATTTTAGGAATTCTGATTGAAGCAAAACGTCAGGGATTCATTCCATTAGTTAAACCCATTCTTGATGATTTAATAAACATAGCCCAATTTTGGGTTAATCCCTCTCTTTATAATCGTATTTTATCAATTGTTCGAGAATCATAG
- a CDS encoding UPF0175 family protein has translation MLELVLTCIHYKKTISMVISEDIVKASGLSEKELILELIILLFQRKKISIGKASQLAQMPLLQFQHELAIRKIPIHYDESDLEIDLKNLQII, from the coding sequence ATGTTAGAATTAGTTTTAACTTGTATTCACTATAAAAAAACAATAAGCATGGTCATTTCTGAAGATATTGTAAAAGCAAGTGGATTATCAGAAAAAGAATTAATTTTAGAACTGATTATCCTCTTGTTTCAGAGAAAAAAGATTAGTATCGGTAAAGCATCCCAACTTGCTCAAATGCCTTTACTGCAATTTCAACATGAATTAGCTATCAGAAAAATTCCGATCCATTATGATGAAAGTGATTTAGAAATTGACTTAAAAAACTTACAAATTATCTAA
- a CDS encoding Rpn family recombination-promoting nuclease/putative transposase yields the protein MKTDTIFYRLFQSFPSIFFELLEQPPEVADAYQFSSVEVKQLSFRIDGVYLPKQDTTETPIYFAEVQFQLDKRFYARFFAEIFLYLDKNEVENDWRGVVIYPTRSTESRDTKQYRELLASERVTRIYLDELGSAQQSLGIDTVKLVIEPEETAVNKARQLIEQVSEEISDEAQKRKLLQLIETIIIYKFTQKSREEIQAMLGLGDIRQTRVYQEAKEEGLQEGERRGKLKTVPILLATGLTVDRIAEALDLSVEEVRQAAQQESSN from the coding sequence GTGAAAACAGATACTATCTTTTATCGGTTATTCCAATCTTTCCCCAGCATCTTTTTTGAATTGCTCGAACAACCACCCGAAGTTGCCGATGCCTACCAGTTCTCATCCGTTGAAGTTAAACAACTTTCTTTCCGTATTGATGGCGTGTATCTCCCCAAACAAGATACTACTGAGACACCCATTTATTTTGCGGAAGTTCAATTTCAGCTAGACAAAAGATTTTACGCTCGATTTTTTGCTGAAATCTTCCTCTATCTGGATAAAAATGAAGTAGAAAATGATTGGCGTGGGGTGGTGATTTATCCTACCAGAAGTACAGAATCAAGGGATACTAAGCAGTATCGAGAATTGCTAGCTTCTGAGAGAGTGACACGCATCTACCTGGATGAACTAGGTTCAGCACAGCAATCTCTAGGCATCGACACTGTAAAATTAGTGATAGAGCCAGAGGAGACTGCTGTCAACAAAGCCAGACAGTTGATAGAACAAGTAAGTGAGGAAATCAGCGATGAAGCACAAAAGCGAAAATTGCTACAATTGATCGAAACGATTATTATCTACAAGTTTACTCAAAAAAGTCGCGAGGAGATACAAGCTATGTTGGGTTTAGGTGATATCCGTCAAACGCGAGTTTATCAAGAAGCTAAGGAAGAAGGTTTGCAAGAAGGTGAGCGTCGAGGTAAGTTAAAAACAGTGCCAATATTATTGGCAACAGGGTTAACTGTTGATCGGATAGCCGAAGCGTTAGATTTGTCTGTGGAGGAAGTGCGACAAGCAGCGCAACAGGAATCTTCTAATTAA
- a CDS encoding DUF5615 family PIN-like protein, with product MLILLDENLLSQKLKQPFIDEGHSIGNVYDMGWRGLKDREILDRAEKHPFDVFITADKNLPYQQNLASRFIRIVVLDSTSTRPDHLVPLMRKVSAMIASLPASAKVCINDAGDVVSISP from the coding sequence ATGCTTATATTGCTTGATGAAAATCTCTTAAGCCAAAAACTCAAGCAGCCTTTCATAGACGAGGGTCATTCGATCGGCAATGTTTATGACATGGGATGGAGAGGTCTAAAAGACAGGGAAATTTTGGATAGAGCCGAAAAGCATCCTTTTGATGTTTTTATCACAGCCGATAAAAATCTTCCATATCAACAAAATCTAGCGAGTCGTTTTATTAGAATTGTGGTATTAGATTCTACCAGTACAAGACCCGACCATCTTGTACCTTTGATGAGGAAAGTTAGCGCTATGATAGCTTCTCTGCCAGCAAGTGCGAAAGTTTGTATTAATGATGCTGGCGATGTTGTTTCAATTAGCCCTTGA
- a CDS encoding DUF433 domain-containing protein — protein sequence MKIEELLLIRGIIHRDPEIMSGVPVFVGTRVPLKTFFDYLEGERGFAEFINDFPYLESQAIKVLENVTKMMLSIENTSNAYIA from the coding sequence GTGAAAATAGAAGAATTACTACTCATCAGAGGAATTATTCACCGCGATCCAGAAATTATGAGCGGTGTCCCCGTATTTGTCGGCACCCGCGTCCCCTTAAAAACTTTTTTCGACTACCTGGAAGGTGAAAGAGGTTTCGCAGAGTTTATTAATGACTTTCCTTACCTAGAAAGTCAGGCCATTAAAGTGCTAGAAAACGTAACTAAGATGATGTTGTCTATAGAAAATACTTCAAATGCTTATATTGCTTGA